A segment of the Candidatus Methylomirabilota bacterium genome:
GAGATGCTCGCGCTCGGCGATGCGGCCGATCAGGGGCTTGCCGTCGCGGGGAAAGGGCATGAGCCCAGCCCAGGTTCGTGCGATCGGCACGTCCTGGAGGAACGGCAGCACGCTCGCGGCGTGGGCGTGATTCACCGTGATCCCCCCGGGCTCGGGCGCGGTGTTCTCACCCACGCACTCGCGGTCGCCGCCGAAGACGATCTCGCCGTTGCGGCGCTGGCGGCCGTAGAGGTGCCGCGTGACGCGGCGACCGTCGCGGATGGTGAGATTGGGGGGATCGGTGCCGGCGTCGCGGTGCCAGTCGTAGGCGGACTCCGCAGCGGAGATGGTCTGGAACACGGTGGGCGGCAGCGCGGCCGAGGCCCACATCTGGCCGCGCACGGGCACGATGGGCACGTCGAGATCCAGCATGGCGCCCAGCGCGGCGCACCAGGCCCCCGCCGCCAGCACGAGGACTTCGGCGTCGAGGGCGCCGTGGGCGCTGCGCGCCCTCCACCCACCTCCCGGGCGCGGAGCCAAGGCGGAAATGGCCTGGCCGGTCACGATGCGCGCGCCGTGCCGCGCGGCCAGGGTGGCGAAGGCGCGCGTGCCCTTCACAGGATCGGCCTGAGCGCGGAGGGGCGAGTACATCGCGCCCAGCAGCGAGGGGGAAAAGCCCGGCTCGAGCGTGCGGGCGTCGCGGGTCGTGACCAGCTCCACGCGCTGACCGTGGGCCTGCATGTCGGCCACCCGGCGCCGGGTGAACTCGTGCTGCTCGGGCGTGTGAATGGCCTGGAGCGAGCCGGAGCGGCGAAACTCGCAGTCTTCGCCCTCCTCGAGCTGGACCCGCTCGAACAGCTCGACGCTGCCCGCGGTGAGATGGTCCTGAAGGTCTCGCCGATCGCTCCAGCCCACGCAGTCGATCAGCCCCGCATTGAGACCGGAGGCGGCACCGGCGATTTCGCCACGCTCGACCACGGTGACCGCGTGGCCAGCGGACGCGAGGTAGTAGGCGGCGGAGCAGCCGGCGATGCCGCCGCCGACGATCAGGATCTCGGTGCCCCGCGCTCCCGCCGCCATCGCCGACGCCGGCTAGATCCCGAGATACGCCTTGCGGACCAGCTCGCTCCCCAGCAGCGTCGCGCTGGTGCCTTCCATGACCACGCGTCCCGTCTGGAGCACGTAGCCCCGGTCGGCCAGCCCCAGCGCGGAGGGCACGTTCTGCTCCACGAGCAGCATGGTGAGCCCTTCGCGTGCGTGGAGACGGCGGAGCACGTCCATGATCGTCTCGACCAGCCGGGGCATGATGCCGAGGCTCGGCTCGTCCAGCATGAGGAAGCGCGGGCGCGACATGAGGGCGCGGCCGATGGCGAGCATCTGCCCCTCGCCGCCCGAGAGCGTGCCCGCCCGCTGCCGGGCGCGCTCACCCAGGCGCGGGAACAGCTCGAACACCCGCGCCAGCATCTCCCGCCGATGCACGGGGTCGGCGTTCGTGGCGCTGCCGAGCGTGAGATTCTCGGCCACAGTGAGCCGCGCGAAGAGGCGCCGCCCCTCGGGCACCAGCGCGATCCCCAGCCGCACGCGATCCGGGGCCTCGACGGCATCTGCGCGCTTGCCCGCGAACCAGATCTCGCCCGCCTGCGGGCTCACGAGCCCGGCGATGGCCTTGAGCAGGGTGGACTTGCCCGCGCCGTTGGCGCCCACCAAGGCCACCATCTCCCCCGCCCCGATGCGGAGGGACACGCCCTGCAGCGCGAGCACGCCGGTGGCGTAGGCCACGCGCAGGTCGCGCACCTCGAGCAGCGGCGTGGCGGTGGGGCTAGTCGCGCCGGCCATGCGGCGCCCCCAGATAGGCGGCGATCACCTGGGGATCGCGCACGATCACCTCCGGGCGGCCGTCGGCGATCTTCTCGCCGTGATCGAGCACGACCACGCGGTGCGAGAGCGGCATCACGACTTCCATCACGTGCTCCACCACGCAGATGGCCAGATGCATGGCCGCATGCACGCGGCGCACCAGCTCGACGGCGGCGGCAGTCTCCGTCGGCGTGAGCCCGGACATCGCCTCGTCGAGCAGCAAGAGGCGGGGCTCGGTGGCGAGGGCGCGCGTGATCTCGAGCCGCTTCTTGTCGGCCAGGGTGAGCGCCGCCGCCATCTCGCGCTCCTTGCCGCGCAGGCCGGTGAACTCCAGGATCGCGAGGGCCTTGGACTCGGCGCGGGCCAGACTGTTCGTGCGGGTGAGCGCACCGCAGATCACGTTGTCGAGCACGCTCATGCGTCCGAACGCGCGCACGATCTGCCAGGTGCGCGCCACGCCGCGGTGGCAGATGCGGTCGGGCCGGGCGCGGCTCACGTCGTGGCCGTCGAAGACGATGTGGCCCTGGTCGGGGTGGTAGTGCCCACTGATGCAGTTGAAGAGGGTGGTCTTCCCGGCCCCGTTGGGGCCGATCAGCCCCACGATCTCCCCGGGCGCGATCTCGAGGGACACGTCGCGGTTGGCGGTGAGGCCGCCGAACTGCTTCGTGCAGCCCTCGACGCGCAGCAGCGGGGCCGCGCTAGCCACGGCGGAACCACCGCGCCCACGGCAGCGACAGGAGGCCGCTCGGCCGGAAGGCCGCCACCACCATGATGATGATGCCGTACACGATCACGTCGAGGCCCCGGCCGGCGAGCGGGCCCGAGCCCAGCGTGGCGCTCATCCCCTGCGAGATGGGGATGAGGATCAGCGCGCCGAGCAGCGGGCCCCACAGCCGCCCGATGCCGCCCAGCACCGTCGAGATCATGGGCAGCACCGACCAGTTCATCTCGAGCACCTGATCGGGGAAGACGGCCAGCGCCCAGAAACCGTAGAGCACGCCGCCCGCCGCAAACACCGCGGCGGTGAGGCAGCGCGCGGCGGTCTTGTAGACGCGGCTGTCGATGCCGATCGCCTCCGCGCCTTCCTGGTCGTCGCGGACGGCGCGAAAGTAGTAGCCGAGCTTGGAGCGGTCCACGCGGTGGGCGAGGTACATGGTGAGGACGAAGAGCAGCAGCGCCACGTAGTAGTACGCGAGCGCCTTGCTGCGGCCGCCCCAGCCGAGGGTCCAGAGCGCCTCCAGCGTCGTCTTGGCCGGCGCGAGGGGAATGAAGAGGCCGCGGCTGCCGTTGATGAGCTCCCAGGTCGCGCCGATGGGCTGGGCGATCATCCACATCGCCACGGTCGCGATGGCGAAGTAGTGGCCGCGCAGCCGCGTGACGGGAAACGTGATCGCGGCACAGATCACCATCGACACCATGATGCCCGCAAGCATGCCGAGCCACGGGCTCCAGCCCCAGTGCACGGCGGCGAGGGCGGCCGT
Coding sequences within it:
- a CDS encoding FAD-dependent oxidoreductase → MAAGARGTEILIVGGGIAGCSAAYYLASAGHAVTVVERGEIAGAASGLNAGLIDCVGWSDRRDLQDHLTAGSVELFERVQLEEGEDCEFRRSGSLQAIHTPEQHEFTRRRVADMQAHGQRVELVTTRDARTLEPGFSPSLLGAMYSPLRAQADPVKGTRAFATLAARHGARIVTGQAISALAPRPGGGWRARSAHGALDAEVLVLAAGAWCAALGAMLDLDVPIVPVRGQMWASAALPPTVFQTISAAESAYDWHRDAGTDPPNLTIRDGRRVTRHLYGRQRRNGEIVFGGDRECVGENTAPEPGGITVNHAHAASVLPFLQDVPIARTWAGLMPFPRDGKPLIGRIAEREHLWIVSGLASSGFGRGPMAGKLLADSVHAGAPLPVLAEAAPRGRVREERGLG
- a CDS encoding branched-chain amino acid ABC transporter permease; this translates as MVASKRIALGVGLLAALTYPLLIQTTGYTYFQTVGFLVFIYAMLGVGWNFIGGWAGQFDFGPCIFFATGAYTAALAAVHWGWSPWLGMLAGIMVSMVICAAITFPVTRLRGHYFAIATVAMWMIAQPIGATWELINGSRGLFIPLAPAKTTLEALWTLGWGGRSKALAYYYVALLLFVLTMYLAHRVDRSKLGYYFRAVRDDQEGAEAIGIDSRVYKTAARCLTAAVFAAGGVLYGFWALAVFPDQVLEMNWSVLPMISTVLGGIGRLWGPLLGALILIPISQGMSATLGSGPLAGRGLDVIVYGIIIMVVAAFRPSGLLSLPWARWFRRG
- a CDS encoding ABC transporter ATP-binding protein — its product is MAGATSPTATPLLEVRDLRVAYATGVLALQGVSLRIGAGEMVALVGANGAGKSTLLKAIAGLVSPQAGEIWFAGKRADAVEAPDRVRLGIALVPEGRRLFARLTVAENLTLGSATNADPVHRREMLARVFELFPRLGERARQRAGTLSGGEGQMLAIGRALMSRPRFLMLDEPSLGIMPRLVETIMDVLRRLHAREGLTMLLVEQNVPSALGLADRGYVLQTGRVVMEGTSATLLGSELVRKAYLGI
- a CDS encoding ABC transporter ATP-binding protein; translation: MASAAPLLRVEGCTKQFGGLTANRDVSLEIAPGEIVGLIGPNGAGKTTLFNCISGHYHPDQGHIVFDGHDVSRARPDRICHRGVARTWQIVRAFGRMSVLDNVICGALTRTNSLARAESKALAILEFTGLRGKEREMAAALTLADKKRLEITRALATEPRLLLLDEAMSGLTPTETAAAVELVRRVHAAMHLAICVVEHVMEVVMPLSHRVVVLDHGEKIADGRPEVIVRDPQVIAAYLGAPHGRRD